A stretch of DNA from Lotus japonicus ecotype B-129 chromosome 4, LjGifu_v1.2:
GTCAAACACCAAAATCAGAACCTACAACCTGCTACACAATCCGTAATTTAAATTACGGTAACCTccgctactaagatagcggAAGCTACCACTACTTAGATAGCGAACGTTACCGCAACTAAGTTAGCGGACGTTACCGCCATTTAAGTAGTGTTAGCAATAAAACGTCCGCAGTTTTAATGACGGATCGAACCAGAACCCATATATTCTACCCAAATTTATGCGAAAAACagtaaaaatcctaaaatcacACCTATTTTGAGCTTCTATTCTTCTCTTGATTTCACCAACTTATCTTCTATACTGATTTAGAGCTTCAAATACCTCTAAGGTTGGgagagtattttttttactaCGTTTATGTTTTCTATGTTGGGGGTATTTTTGGGATTAAAAAAAGGGAATGGTGTGTATAGTAAATAGGGAGGGTACAAATAGTCTTCGCCCAACCCGAATACACAGAAGCACTAGGATGCATTGTTGATTATCGGGGTTGGATGTTGATTGAACGCTTTGTTCCTGCAAGCGGCAGAAGAAGCATTCAGCAGCATGTGTTCACGCTATTGCAGAGCTGCAACAACATACAAAATCTCATTCAAATTCACAGCCAAGTAGTTCTCAACGGCCTCTCTCAGAAGACAAACATCATCACCAAGCTTCTATCATTCTACATTGCCTCTGATCAACTCCAACATGCCCACAAACTTTTCTCCACAATCGACAACCCAAGCACCACCGTTTGGAACCACATCATCAGAGGCTATGCTCGCAGCCACACTCCTTGGAAATCGGTGGAATGCTACAGACAAATGGTGTCAACTGAGGCTGAGCCTAATGGGTTCACATATTCGTTCCTCTTGAGTGCCTGTGTGCGAGGTGGGTTGCTGAGAGAAGGGGAACAGGTGCATGGCATTGTTCTGGTAAAAGGGTATTGCTCCAATGTGTTTGTGGAGACGAATTTGATCAATTTCTATGCGGGGCGTGGTGGGGTTGAGCAAGCACGCCATGTGTTTGATGGTATGGGTCAGAGAAGTGTTGTTAGCTGGAATTCTATTCTTGCTGGGTATGTTAGTTGTGGTGATTTTGATGGGGCAAGAAGGGTTTTTGACGAAATGCCAATAAGGAATGTGGTGTCTTGGACGACCATGATTGCTGGGTGTGCTCAGAAAGGGAGGTGTAAACAGGCTTTGTCGTTGTTTGGTGAGATGAGGAGAGCTCGTGTGGAATTGGATCAGGCGGCGTTGGTGGCTGCTTTATCAGCTTGTGCTGAATTAGGGGATCTAAAATTGGGAAGATGGATCCATTGGTATGTTCAGCAGAGGATTGTTGCAAGGAACCAGCAGCAACCCTCTGTGCGCTTGAACAACGCACTCATACACATGTATGCTAGTTGTGGAGTCATCGGTGACGCTTATCAAGTGTTTACCAAGATGCCTCAGAGAAGCACGGTGTCCTGGACCAGCATGATCATGGCTTTTGCTAAACAAGGGCTTGGGAAGGAAGCCCTTGGTCTGTTTAAGACTATGGTTAGTGATGGTGCGGGAGTTGATGGAGTGAGACCTGATGCAATAACCTTGATTGTAGTTCTCTGTGCTTGCTGCCATGCAGGATTTGTAGATGAAGGACGCCGGATTTTCGCTTCCATGAACCGTACTTGGGGAATCAGCCCGAGGATTGAACACTACGGATGCATGGTTGACCTCTTGAGCCGTGCTGGTTTCTTAGATGAAGCACATGGACTTATTGAAAACATGCCTTTGAAACCGAATGATGCACTATGGGGCGCCCTTCTTGGTGGTTGCCAAATACACAAGAATTCAGAGCTAGCATCGGTAGTGGAACCCAAGTTAGTAGCTGAGCTTGACACTGATGGAGCCGCAGGCTATCTTGTGCTCTTGTCAAATATTTATGCTTTTGCCAAAAGGTGGCAGGATGTTATTGCAGTGAGACAGAAAATGATTGAGATGGGTGTGAAAAAGCCTCCAGGACAAAGTTGGATCCAAATTAATGGAGTTGTCCATGATTTCGTGGCGGGGGACATGACTCATAAGCATTCATATTTTATATATGAAATCCTTTCTGAAATCATCAAGCAATCCCATGTGGATAGCTATGAACCAGACATAACAGGGGCTTTTCTTGGATGTTAAGGGATAGGAAGTGTAGGAAGGACATAATTTTTTGCCTTGTGCAATCTGGTTTTGCAATTATCTTTGCCTTGATGGATAGCAAGTGCATGTTCTGGTTTGGTGGTGATGGCTAGTACTAGTTCCAGCTTCTAACGGTGACTCTATATCATAGCTCTGATTAGACAATCATTTTGTGGAGAAATGTTTGTCTCATTTTGCCACAAGTGTTCCTTCTCATGCCATGTCTATGAAAATATAGAACTATTGGATGCATGAAGACACACTGACATTTAATTAAGATAGTCCAAAAATGAACATATCATTATTCCTTCAAAGATTTTTTAATCTGTAGACCGAAACAGCTCTTGTAACTAGTTTATTCTTAAATAGATAAGCCATTCTTTATGCTGGTTTCTTTAATCAAAGTCCTTTCCTCTTGGGTAGGAATCATGCTGGTAGTGTTTGATTTGAGTTGACTGTAATCTCCAGTGAAGGAAATACAAAGGTGAATGAATAGGATTTAGGATTAGGAACTCTTCTTTAGTTTCGGTTTGAATTCAGTTTTATAAATAAGGTGCTAGATACAGAAGATACACAATTTATGAATGGCATCGAAGACCCATTTCTCCTGTTATATAAAAGAAGAGATAAACATTATGAGGAAATAGAAGCTTATACAAACATGTGTAAATTCTCTCTGCTCCCAAATGTTGTCATTTTATGAAAAGAGATAAAAGACAACTTCTAACTTGATATTATCATGTGACATAAGACAATCTAATACCATATTTCCACTCATCATTGTTATCCAGAGTCATGAAAAAGATCTTGTTCATGATCGTGTTTCCCCTagtgtttattttttttcaatattaacCAAGGTATCTCCATGACTGATAACCGTGAGACTAATTCCCGCTTCACTGGAAGTATACTACGTGGGAGCAGGCTGcctaatgaattttttttattcgcAAGAGTTGAAAATCACTCTCAACCATTTACTTAAGAGATGAAGTGTTAAACCGCTACGTAAACTCTTGTTTTTCGCTATTGTTTATTCTAGAAAGGAAAGGggatataatattttttttagaagagGAAAAGATATACATTTTGGTCTAAACCAAAAAGGATATACCAAGCTTGAATCCTTATTCAACCCCACGGGTGGGTTTGTAATAACTTGAGTAACAGGCCTATTCAAGCCCAAACCAAAACCCACACGACACGCCTCCTTTCTCATTATAACCTTAGAATATCCTACAAACCATGGAATAATATCTTGAGTAACGGGCCTGTAAAAGCCCAAACAACAAAGCAAACCCACACGACACGATTCCTTAGAACATTCCTATAAAATCATGTCGTTGGCGCATTTAATGTTTAACTAAAcatcaaatcaatcaaaattaacaaattttccaaaaaaaaaaaactttgctaCTGTTTTGTGATTTTGTTGCTTCCGCAGCACACAACTTGGGTTGGGTTTTTCATCTTACAATTCGGAAGCAATGGGTTCTCTCGCCGCTGAAGATCGATCGGAGATTGCGTTCTTCGACTTGGAAACCACCGTCCCAACCCGACCCGGTCAGGGTTTTGCGATTCTCGAATTCGGAGCCATTCTCGTTTGCCCCAGGAAGCTCACCGAGCTCCGAAACTACTCCACTCTGGTTCGACCCGCCGATCTCTCTCTCATCTCACCATTGTCGGAGCGCTGCAACGGCATCACCCCTGACGCCGTCTCCTCCGCCCCCACCTTCGCCGACATCGCCGACACCGTCTATGACCTTCTTCATGGTAATTTGTTCATCTTACACTAATTATCTTCTGAGATTTTGAAAGATACCCTTTACTTCAGAGATTGGTTTTTGATGTTGCTGAGGGGTGAATTTTGTGCAGGGAGGATTTGGGCTGGTCACAATATCATAAGGTTTGACTGTGTTAGGCTTAGAGATGCTTTTGCTGCGATTAATCAGCCACCACCTGAACCTAAGGGTACTATTGACTCTTTGGTTTTGTTGACTCAAAAGTTTGGAAGAAGAGCTGGTAACATGAAGGTAACATTCACATAATCACATGTCACAACGTAATATATCATATTAAGGCACCTTTCAGaatagcttatttgagcttatcttagaGCATATGCGCTTACTTTCATAAGCTGTTCTAATTAGCTTATAATAAGAGCTTTAATTTACTTATAACCTGTTTTCAGCTTATTTCGATATATGAATAAGCTCTTATTGTCGTAAGTGCTTAATTAAACGGTTTACCCAATTACATTGTCGTAAGTGCACTCTAATTTCTTATATTTTCGTAAGCTCTTATTGTCGTAAGTGCACTCTAATTTCTTATATCATATGTATTTCTTCCCTTTTCATCTTATACTACTTAAATGCAAATGAGGGCAATGTGCCGTGCACCTTTCAATTATGTATGTGAATTAAGGTTAGTTTATGTTATGACACTTCTGAATGTAATATTCACTGCAGATGGCTACTCTTGCAACCTATTTTGGGCTTGGACAGCAGACACATAGGTAATGTGGTTATATCTCATGCCTACTTTTCATATgctatattaaatttctttttgctAATATTTTCTGTAACGGATCCTCAGGAGCTTGGATGATGTTCGCATGAATCTTGAAGTTCTCAAATACTGTGCGACTGTTCTATTCTTggtaatttataattcaaatgtCTTCATTATGTTTTTGCTCTGCAATGAAACATCTCAGCCATTGAAAACTTGTATTAGTTActaaagtttttgtttttgttttatcaaATCATAAGTAAGAAGTGAGAACTGAATTATTTATTAACTTGATGTCAGTTTTTCAATGTTCTGATTAATTTTACCAAGGGAAACCTTGTGGTTAGTTTGAATCTTTCACCTGATACATGTTATTAGAGTTCATTTGTGTTTTTTCTCAGTTTGTTAATAGGTCATCTTTCTTCAGCTAGTAATCGATGCTTATGATACTTGGCTGGCATCGCACACTTTGATCAATCTTCTGTAAATGATGTTTTTTTCCTTGGTCTGTTCTCATTGATTAAATTTCAATTATTTAAATACCTGGAAACATATTCTGTTTTTTAACAACATAATTTggtcttttaaattttattacttTCTGAGGCCATGGTCATCTGTGCATTTTAATTTTAAGGACGAATCTCCATACTGTCTCCACATAAAATACATATACAGCACTCATTCTTTAAAATTCCTGTGCCATGTCTCTCTGGGTGGGGGGGGGGTGTGTGTGAGGGACTAAGAATCTGTCTACAGTATGCAATTTACAGAGGCAAGATTGCCCCATATGTGATTGAAAATAAGGTTTTACTGTATACTTGCGCTACCTtctgaataataaaaaaaacagttttgagaaacaatatttcatttcttagtgttttgattttttctttaCCCTGTATTATCTTTCACACATAATTTCAAAGTTTACATCCctgatattattatatattttataccATTAGTTAAGAATCTGTcataaaaataatgataatctCTCTTCCTTACAGGAGTCAAGTCTCCCAGATATATTCACCGAGAATAGTTGGGTTTCACCAAATGCTACTACGAGAAGTCGTAGTAATGGGAAATCTCCATCAGAAGGGGgcttattaaatataaataaggatACTGTTTTTAACATGCTTGAACTCAAGGACCGACTAAACGGAGAATCCATTCAAACAGATGTCGCAATGGATGAAAAACTCTTGCAAGATTTACCTGATACGTCTTCCGCATCTTCCGTGAATCAGGCTAGCAGCAGCTCTACTGCTGTTTTAGAACTTGACGAAATAAGTATCCCTGCTATTGATGCATCTCTGGTTCCATCTTTTCTTGGCAGTCAGAGGATAGAGTTACATCACAATGGCTTCTCATTTCAGCTTCACTGTACTGGTTTGAAAGTGCGGTTTGGAATAAGCACAAAGTTTGTTGATAGTGCTGGTCGGCCGCGGTTGAATTTTGT
This window harbors:
- the LOC130716150 gene encoding pentatricopeptide repeat-containing protein At5g66520-like is translated as MLIERFVPASGRRSIQQHVFTLLQSCNNIQNLIQIHSQVVLNGLSQKTNIITKLLSFYIASDQLQHAHKLFSTIDNPSTTVWNHIIRGYARSHTPWKSVECYRQMVSTEAEPNGFTYSFLLSACVRGGLLREGEQVHGIVLVKGYCSNVFVETNLINFYAGRGGVEQARHVFDGMGQRSVVSWNSILAGYVSCGDFDGARRVFDEMPIRNVVSWTTMIAGCAQKGRCKQALSLFGEMRRARVELDQAALVAALSACAELGDLKLGRWIHWYVQQRIVARNQQQPSVRLNNALIHMYASCGVIGDAYQVFTKMPQRSTVSWTSMIMAFAKQGLGKEALGLFKTMVSDGAGVDGVRPDAITLIVVLCACCHAGFVDEGRRIFASMNRTWGISPRIEHYGCMVDLLSRAGFLDEAHGLIENMPLKPNDALWGALLGGCQIHKNSELASVVEPKLVAELDTDGAAGYLVLLSNIYAFAKRWQDVIAVRQKMIEMGVKKPPGQSWIQINGVVHDFVAGDMTHKHSYFIYEILSEIIKQSHVDSYEPDITGAFLGC
- the LOC130714459 gene encoding protein NEN2, whose protein sequence is MGSLAAEDRSEIAFFDLETTVPTRPGQGFAILEFGAILVCPRKLTELRNYSTLVRPADLSLISPLSERCNGITPDAVSSAPTFADIADTVYDLLHGRIWAGHNIIRFDCVRLRDAFAAINQPPPEPKGTIDSLVLLTQKFGRRAGNMKMATLATYFGLGQQTHRSLDDVRMNLEVLKYCATVLFLESSLPDIFTENSWVSPNATTRSRSNGKSPSEGGLLNINKDTVFNMLELKDRLNGESIQTDVAMDEKLLQDLPDTSSASSVNQASSSSTAVLELDEISIPAIDASLVPSFLGSQRIELHHNGFSFQLHCTGLKVRFGISTKFVDSAGRPRLNFVVDASPSLCDVLDACDRVAQKLSSDSGSSSDWRPVVIRKEGFFNYPTIRLHIPTAVFENVALYATEIYQRETSGTVQRLLFSKFDAAELGSMFMPGTFVDAFFSLDLYDYQQSAGIKLVAKKLIIHSK